A genomic window from Candidatus Palauibacter scopulicola includes:
- the queG gene encoding tRNA epoxyqueuosine(34) reductase QueG, with protein sequence MTVARDAAALKREVRAAARAAGFDQVGFAPAAPPAHGDAYEAWLANGYHGEMGYMAREDAVRRRLDPREALPGCRTVIVVSLLYGSKPAGTTTPPRRPGGRGYPARRRRLPVVARYALGRDYHDVFEERLDALAAAIEDLAPGARTKRYVDYGPVLERDHAQRAGLGWIGRNTMLLHPDLGSYFMLGELLTDVEIEPDPPFVHDRCGTCRRCIDACPTDAILDGRVLDARLCISYLTIELRGPIPEALRPAIGNRVFGCDICQEVCPWNAEAPVPADPPFAPRPGQPMPPDDMIAWAEELAPLDADEFRARYRGTAFSRPGRDGLLRNLAVGLGNAGGAAARPVLERLRADASPLVREHARWALDRLPG encoded by the coding sequence GTGACCGTCGCCCGCGATGCCGCCGCGCTGAAGCGGGAGGTCCGCGCCGCCGCGCGGGCCGCCGGGTTCGACCAGGTGGGATTCGCGCCGGCGGCGCCCCCGGCGCACGGGGACGCATACGAAGCCTGGCTCGCGAACGGCTACCACGGCGAGATGGGCTACATGGCGCGCGAGGACGCGGTGCGCCGCCGCCTCGACCCGCGAGAGGCCCTTCCCGGCTGCCGGACGGTCATCGTCGTGAGCCTCCTGTACGGATCGAAGCCGGCCGGCACCACGACACCGCCCCGCCGGCCCGGCGGCCGCGGATACCCCGCTCGGCGCCGGCGGCTGCCGGTCGTCGCCCGCTACGCGCTGGGCCGCGACTACCACGACGTGTTCGAGGAGCGGCTCGACGCGCTCGCAGCCGCCATCGAGGACCTCGCTCCCGGCGCCCGCACGAAGCGCTACGTCGACTACGGCCCCGTGCTCGAGCGGGACCACGCGCAGCGCGCCGGCCTGGGCTGGATCGGCAGGAACACGATGCTCCTCCACCCTGACCTCGGTTCCTACTTCATGCTGGGAGAGCTGCTCACGGACGTCGAGATCGAACCCGATCCCCCCTTCGTCCACGACCGCTGCGGCACCTGCCGCCGCTGTATCGACGCCTGCCCGACGGACGCGATTCTCGATGGCCGGGTCCTCGATGCGCGCCTCTGCATCTCCTATCTCACGATCGAACTCCGCGGTCCCATCCCCGAGGCGCTGCGCCCCGCGATCGGGAACCGGGTGTTCGGCTGCGACATCTGCCAGGAAGTGTGTCCCTGGAACGCCGAGGCGCCCGTGCCCGCGGACCCGCCGTTCGCGCCCCGCCCCGGCCAGCCGATGCCGCCGGACGACATGATCGCGTGGGCCGAGGAACTCGCCCCCCTCGACGCCGACGAGTTCCGGGCCCGCTACCGCGGGACGGCGTTCAGCCGTCCCGGCCGCGACGGGCTCCTCCGCAACCTGGCCGTCGGCCTCGGCAACGCGGGCGGGGCCGCCGCCCGCCCCGTCCTCGAGCGGCTGCGCGCGGACGCTTCCCCGCTCGTCCGCGAGCATGCCCGGTGGGCGCTCGACCGGCTCCCGGGTTAG
- a CDS encoding fatty acid desaturase has protein sequence MPGYAVLGEPWWIALVWILVAGHLTNMVNTLYLHRSATHGGVVFHPVVEHAMRFWCWLTTGIVTKEWVAIHRKHHAYADREGDPHSPTLEGLANIAFGGLFFYRKAAKDEALLEKYGKGTPEDWVERNVYTRRRGLGLRIMLVLSLYLFGIIPGLIVWTCMVFWMPITGNIINGLGHALGYRTFGTRDDSRNLYPWGIWILGEELHNNHHADPRSAKFKAHWWEFDIGWFYIRILSVLRLANVLYARTATPREFAAKFYRDSADRMNRRLDRALSRIQRTREAGLLRIERAREEQSLKRLDRAASRARARLDRVRPGKFARVARAKAEARTELDRARETARARILRAVEAMTLESQPATD, from the coding sequence ATGCCAGGTTATGCGGTCCTGGGAGAGCCGTGGTGGATCGCCCTCGTGTGGATCCTTGTCGCCGGCCACCTCACAAACATGGTCAACACGCTCTACCTGCACCGCTCCGCGACGCACGGCGGCGTCGTGTTCCATCCCGTCGTCGAGCACGCGATGCGTTTCTGGTGCTGGCTCACGACCGGGATCGTGACGAAGGAGTGGGTCGCGATCCACAGGAAGCACCACGCCTACGCGGACCGTGAGGGCGATCCCCACTCGCCCACGCTCGAGGGTCTCGCGAACATCGCCTTCGGCGGGCTCTTCTTCTACCGGAAAGCCGCGAAGGACGAGGCCTTGCTGGAGAAGTACGGGAAGGGGACGCCGGAAGACTGGGTCGAGCGCAACGTCTACACGAGGCGCCGCGGCCTGGGGCTCAGGATCATGCTCGTCCTCAGCCTGTACCTGTTCGGGATCATCCCCGGGCTTATCGTCTGGACGTGCATGGTGTTCTGGATGCCGATCACGGGGAACATCATCAACGGCCTCGGACACGCGCTCGGCTACCGGACCTTCGGGACGCGCGACGACAGCCGCAATCTCTATCCGTGGGGGATCTGGATTCTCGGCGAGGAACTCCACAACAACCACCATGCGGACCCCCGCTCGGCCAAGTTCAAGGCGCACTGGTGGGAATTCGACATCGGCTGGTTCTACATCCGGATTCTGAGCGTGCTGCGGCTCGCCAACGTGCTCTACGCGCGCACGGCGACCCCGCGGGAGTTCGCGGCGAAGTTCTACCGCGACTCGGCCGACCGCATGAACCGGCGTCTGGACAGGGCTCTGTCGCGCATCCAGCGGACCCGGGAGGCCGGACTCCTGCGCATCGAACGCGCCCGCGAGGAACAATCCCTCAAGCGTCTCGACCGCGCCGCTTCCCGGGCGCGGGCCCGTCTGGATCGGGTCCGGCCCGGGAAATTCGCGCGCGTGGCCAGGGCCAAGGCGGAAGCCCGCACGGAACTCGATCGGGCTCGCGAGACCGCTCGCGCCCGCATCCTCCGCGCCGTGGAAGCGATGACCCTCGAGAGCCAGCCCGCCACCGACTGA
- a CDS encoding sodium-dependent transporter produces the protein MTNPVFSSRAAMMLAMLGMAVGTGNIWRFPRIAASNGGGSFLVAWVVFLFLWSVPLILAEFAAGKATRSGPIGAFTKLGGKKTAWMGAWIAFISTAIMFYYTVVMGWTIRYLVGAVTGTVPTAPCEAGAAACVGPQEYWDSFIGSPWPILTHAIAIGLAVLVVLRGVKGIERAARFLIPSLLLLVLALTVRAVTLPGASAGLAFLFTPNWAELGNPTIWLEALTQNAWDTGAGWGLITAYAVYMKKREDTTLNAFMLGFGNNSVSLLAGIMVLCTVFAILPNAADQIVGAGNEGLTFIWVPQLFGLMPGGSVFMVLFFLALVFAAWSSLIAMIEMPTRVLADAGIARRKAVLTIGGLGFILGLPSAIWIEVFRNQDWVWGVGLMMSGLFFSIMIMRHGVDRFRRRLVNSEGSDLVVGRWWNVVIRLVALQAVVITVWWLWRSVDLNDLAGSFTLFSEFNVGTVLIQWAIAIAAFLGLNRWLAANAAGAAASAEDA, from the coding sequence ATGACGAATCCCGTCTTCAGTTCCCGGGCCGCGATGATGCTGGCCATGCTCGGGATGGCCGTCGGAACCGGCAACATCTGGCGCTTCCCACGCATCGCGGCCTCCAACGGGGGCGGCTCCTTCCTCGTCGCGTGGGTCGTGTTCCTCTTCCTGTGGTCCGTGCCCCTGATCCTGGCGGAGTTCGCCGCCGGCAAGGCGACCCGCTCGGGTCCGATCGGGGCGTTCACGAAGCTGGGAGGGAAGAAAACCGCCTGGATGGGCGCCTGGATCGCCTTCATCTCGACCGCGATCATGTTCTACTACACGGTCGTGATGGGCTGGACGATCCGGTATCTCGTCGGGGCCGTCACCGGAACCGTGCCCACCGCTCCCTGCGAGGCCGGGGCCGCGGCGTGCGTCGGGCCGCAGGAGTACTGGGACAGCTTCATCGGCTCTCCATGGCCCATCCTCACGCACGCGATCGCGATCGGGCTCGCGGTGCTGGTGGTCCTGCGCGGCGTGAAGGGGATTGAGCGTGCCGCGCGCTTCCTCATCCCGAGCCTGCTGCTGCTCGTCCTGGCGCTCACGGTGCGGGCGGTCACGCTCCCGGGGGCGAGCGCGGGCCTCGCGTTCCTCTTCACGCCCAACTGGGCGGAGCTGGGCAACCCCACGATCTGGCTCGAGGCGCTGACGCAGAACGCCTGGGACACGGGCGCGGGCTGGGGGCTGATCACCGCCTACGCCGTCTACATGAAGAAGCGCGAGGACACGACGCTGAACGCCTTCATGCTCGGGTTCGGGAACAACTCCGTGTCGCTGCTGGCCGGGATCATGGTGCTGTGCACGGTGTTCGCGATCCTGCCCAACGCGGCGGACCAGATCGTCGGGGCCGGGAACGAGGGGCTGACCTTCATCTGGGTGCCGCAGCTCTTCGGACTCATGCCGGGCGGCTCCGTGTTCATGGTCCTCTTCTTTCTCGCGCTCGTGTTCGCGGCCTGGAGCAGCCTGATCGCGATGATCGAGATGCCCACGCGCGTACTCGCGGATGCGGGGATCGCCCGCAGGAAGGCCGTGCTGACGATCGGCGGCCTCGGGTTCATCCTCGGACTGCCGTCGGCGATCTGGATCGAGGTCTTCCGCAATCAGGACTGGGTGTGGGGCGTCGGGTTGATGATGAGCGGCCTCTTCTTCTCGATCATGATCATGCGCCACGGCGTGGACCGCTTCCGCAGGCGCCTCGTGAACAGCGAGGGCAGCGATCTCGTGGTCGGAAGGTGGTGGAACGTCGTGATTCGACTCGTGGCTCTGCAGGCGGTCGTGATCACGGTGTGGTGGCTGTGGCGGTCCGTCGACCTGAACGACCTCGCCGGGTCGTTCACGCTGTTCTCGGAGTTCAACGTCGGGACGGTACTCATCCAGTGGGCGATCGCCATCGCCGCCTTCCTGGGGCTCAACCGCTGGCTGGCCGCGAACGCCGCGGGCGCGGCGGCTTCGGCCGAAGACGCCTGA
- a CDS encoding metallopeptidase family protein, translating to MNFNRFETAARRMWHEIPAEAREGVDGLTIEPKAASHPDFGWVYTMGECLTEAWPSGAGGDGDVRSELVLYHGSFRALAEEDPDFDWEGELWETILHELLHHRESAAGEAGLDEVDWANEQNLRRLAGEPFDPDFCRAVPSGPDGVVKLESELFIESVIAERAHEAVFEWRGRRYAVEAPVYADRAFVEVPNLAGGRLCVIIRRRLPWWRFGRGRNYRPAEVSVPAHLLPEKDG from the coding sequence GTGAACTTCAACCGATTCGAGACGGCGGCTCGCCGCATGTGGCACGAGATCCCCGCCGAGGCGCGGGAGGGGGTCGACGGGCTGACGATCGAGCCGAAGGCCGCAAGCCACCCCGACTTCGGCTGGGTGTACACGATGGGGGAGTGCCTCACGGAAGCTTGGCCGAGCGGGGCTGGCGGGGACGGCGACGTGCGTTCCGAACTCGTCCTCTATCACGGCTCCTTCCGGGCCCTCGCCGAGGAGGACCCCGACTTCGACTGGGAGGGCGAGCTGTGGGAGACGATCCTGCACGAACTGCTGCACCACCGGGAGTCCGCCGCCGGGGAGGCGGGCCTGGATGAGGTGGACTGGGCGAACGAACAGAATCTGCGCCGGCTCGCGGGAGAGCCCTTCGACCCGGACTTCTGCCGGGCGGTGCCGTCCGGCCCCGACGGAGTTGTGAAGCTGGAATCGGAGCTGTTCATAGAGTCGGTGATCGCGGAACGCGCGCATGAAGCCGTCTTCGAATGGCGTGGGCGCCGCTACGCCGTGGAGGCTCCGGTGTATGCGGACCGCGCATTCGTGGAAGTGCCGAACCTGGCCGGGGGCCGTCTGTGCGTCATCATCCGCCGCCGCCTCCCATGGTGGCGGTTCGGGCGCGGGAGGAACTACAGGCCCGCGGAAGTCTCCGTCCCGGCCCACCTCTTGCCCGAGAAGGACGGCTAG
- a CDS encoding ferritin: MSLAIRYGGDEIRTRAVVAEIPPPARIPDETRGAADEMIGTRMQAALNEQITQELYASQVYLSMCAHFEGEGLPGFAHWMRAQAEEERAHALRIFDFMHDREGQVSLEAIDAPPAEFGSPLEVFQAALGHERKVSGMIGDLYRLAMDEADYPAQVMLQWFVNEQVEEEKTISDIVDRLRLAGDDKSALLMLETELGQRTGDPEADPAG; the protein is encoded by the coding sequence TTGTCGCTGGCGATTCGGTACGGGGGAGACGAGATTCGGACCCGCGCGGTTGTGGCGGAGATTCCGCCGCCGGCGCGGATTCCCGACGAGACGAGAGGAGCGGCGGACGAGATGATCGGCACCAGGATGCAGGCGGCGCTCAACGAGCAGATCACGCAGGAGCTGTACGCGAGCCAGGTCTACCTGTCCATGTGCGCGCACTTCGAAGGCGAGGGGCTACCGGGCTTCGCGCACTGGATGCGCGCGCAGGCCGAGGAGGAGCGGGCGCACGCGCTTCGCATCTTCGACTTCATGCACGACCGCGAAGGACAGGTTTCACTCGAGGCGATCGATGCCCCGCCCGCGGAGTTCGGTTCGCCCCTGGAGGTGTTCCAGGCGGCGCTCGGGCACGAGCGGAAGGTCTCCGGGATGATCGGCGACCTCTATCGCCTCGCGATGGACGAAGCCGACTACCCGGCCCAGGTCATGCTGCAGTGGTTCGTCAACGAGCAGGTTGAGGAGGAGAAGACGATCTCCGACATCGTGGACCGGTTGCGGCTCGCGGGCGACGACAAGTCGGCCCTCCTCATGCTCGAGACGGAGCTGGGCCAGAGGACGGGCGACCCGGAAGCCGACCCCGCCGGCTAG
- a CDS encoding site-2 protease family protein, with the protein MPLFGSFRIGRWFGFPIRIDYSWFPIAALVIWTFTTREFPRALPFYPSSTYLAMGTAAALLFFLSVLLHELGHALAGRARGVEVEHITLFIFGGIAQARDEARRPLDEFLLTAAGPLASVALAAAFHGGRLAAEAWAAPAPVVTVLGFLALLNFVLAVFNMIPGFPLDGGRIFRSIVWAVTGDLVKATRWATQGGRLFGGALIVLGLYNLSRGQFISGVWAAFIGWFVVNAASSSLRHFELRTLLRRIPVATVMNPRPRMIEAEMPVERAISDNFLRGREEAYPVARDGSLIGVVEARAASAVPENARATTPVSAITRPVEEFPSARPDESLAEALFRIRIQVPYLLVIENGFVVGALDPREVSARVQRLHLMGLVSLDEKPAAVRGAASGEDLGPPPARSA; encoded by the coding sequence GTGCCGCTGTTCGGCAGCTTCCGGATCGGACGCTGGTTCGGCTTCCCCATCCGGATCGACTATTCGTGGTTCCCGATCGCGGCGCTCGTGATCTGGACCTTCACCACGCGCGAATTCCCGCGCGCGCTGCCCTTCTATCCCTCATCCACCTACCTCGCGATGGGGACGGCGGCGGCGCTCCTCTTCTTCCTCTCCGTGCTCCTGCACGAACTGGGTCACGCCCTGGCGGGCCGGGCGCGGGGCGTGGAGGTCGAGCACATCACGCTCTTCATCTTCGGCGGCATCGCGCAGGCGCGCGACGAGGCGCGGCGTCCGCTGGACGAGTTCCTGCTCACCGCGGCGGGTCCCCTCGCGAGCGTGGCGCTGGCCGCAGCGTTCCACGGAGGGCGCCTGGCGGCGGAGGCCTGGGCCGCCCCGGCGCCGGTGGTCACGGTGCTCGGGTTCCTGGCGCTGCTCAACTTCGTGCTCGCCGTCTTCAACATGATCCCCGGCTTTCCGCTCGACGGGGGCCGGATCTTCCGCTCCATCGTGTGGGCGGTCACCGGGGATCTCGTCAAAGCCACGCGGTGGGCGACACAGGGGGGACGGCTGTTCGGCGGCGCGCTCATCGTGCTCGGGCTCTACAACCTCAGCCGCGGGCAGTTCATCTCCGGCGTGTGGGCGGCCTTCATCGGCTGGTTCGTGGTCAACGCGGCCTCGTCGAGCCTGCGGCACTTCGAACTCCGTACGCTCCTGCGCCGGATTCCGGTCGCGACGGTCATGAACCCGCGCCCCCGCATGATCGAGGCGGAGATGCCTGTGGAGAGGGCCATATCCGACAACTTCCTGCGCGGACGGGAGGAGGCGTATCCGGTCGCGCGCGACGGCAGCCTGATCGGAGTCGTCGAGGCGCGCGCCGCCTCCGCGGTGCCGGAGAACGCACGCGCGACAACACCCGTATCGGCGATCACGCGACCCGTTGAGGAGTTCCCTTCGGCCCGTCCCGATGAATCTCTGGCCGAAGCCCTGTTCCGGATTCGAATCCAGGTGCCGTATCTGCTCGTGATCGAGAACGGGTTCGTCGTGGGCGCGCTCGACCCGCGGGAGGTCAGCGCGAGAGTGCAACGACTGCACCTGATGGGGCTCGTGTCGCTGGACGAGAAGCCGGCCGCTGTCCGGGGGGCTGCCTCCGGAGAGGACCTCGGGCCACCGCCCGCCAGGAGCGCCTGA
- the nth gene encoding endonuclease III, protein MPRPRTWKARSELAAALSPRLAVLYPDLTVSLDWETPLQLIVATVLSAQCTDERVNRVTRTLFPAYPDARAYADAPLEALREAVRPTGFFNNKARHLKGLGRRLVDVYDGEVPRTMEDLLTLPGVARKTANVVLSNAFGLHEGVVVDTHVKRVTHRFGLTNEVDPPRVEKDLMRVLPREEWHPFAWRSILHGRTVCYARKPRCAECPVADLCPSAGKFG, encoded by the coding sequence ATGCCCCGGCCTCGCACCTGGAAGGCCCGTTCCGAGTTGGCCGCGGCGTTGTCCCCGCGTCTTGCCGTCCTCTATCCGGACCTCACGGTCTCGCTGGACTGGGAGACGCCGCTCCAGTTGATCGTCGCGACAGTGCTCTCGGCCCAGTGCACGGACGAACGCGTGAACCGGGTCACCCGCACCCTCTTCCCGGCCTATCCCGACGCCCGCGCGTACGCCGACGCGCCGCTGGAGGCGTTGCGGGAGGCCGTGCGCCCCACGGGGTTCTTCAACAACAAGGCGCGCCACCTGAAAGGGCTGGGCCGCCGTCTCGTGGATGTGTACGACGGGGAGGTTCCGCGGACGATGGAGGATCTGCTCACGCTCCCCGGCGTCGCCCGGAAGACCGCGAACGTCGTGCTCTCCAACGCGTTCGGGCTTCACGAGGGCGTGGTTGTGGACACGCACGTGAAGCGGGTCACGCACCGCTTCGGCCTGACCAACGAGGTCGATCCGCCGAGGGTGGAGAAGGATCTGATGAGGGTGCTGCCGCGGGAGGAATGGCACCCCTTCGCGTGGCGCTCGATCCTGCACGGGCGCACCGTGTGCTACGCCCGGAAGCCGCGTTGCGCCGAGTGTCCGGTGGCCGACCTGTGCCCGAGCGCCGGGAAGTTCGGGTGA
- a CDS encoding alpha/beta hydrolase: MSGLRWPGRFALGAAAGVAGAAWWLAMTRRNEALVRPPVRDGSGETLPGGVIEYSDGERVEYVDAGSGDALVWIPGADGPKETFRYQLPSFARRHRVVCADLRREFAETDDFDRLVDDVAELVDARAVDRFVLIGTSLGSAITMRFANRFPERLRGIVLCNPLARVSYRHVGFNRAALIPLAMLTTRYLPTELSRGLARAWSRLGVWIFDDSPGRDALIEYALFTGPRTVPPTVSDRRVSGLRRVDLRADLADIAVPALVVKGPRDEYCPVDWAREITELLPDAEYVPIPGTGHCSHISRPGAFNETLDDWLQRLRAREEEEESAERGDA, translated from the coding sequence GTGAGCGGGCTGCGCTGGCCGGGCAGGTTCGCGCTGGGGGCGGCGGCCGGAGTTGCGGGCGCCGCGTGGTGGCTGGCCATGACGCGTCGCAACGAGGCGCTCGTGCGGCCGCCCGTCCGGGACGGCTCCGGCGAGACGCTCCCCGGCGGCGTCATCGAGTATTCCGACGGCGAGAGGGTCGAATACGTCGACGCGGGGTCGGGGGATGCGCTCGTCTGGATCCCTGGCGCGGACGGCCCGAAGGAGACGTTCCGCTATCAGCTGCCGAGCTTCGCCCGGCGCCATCGCGTCGTGTGCGCGGATCTGCGGCGTGAGTTTGCGGAGACGGATGACTTCGACCGCCTCGTCGACGACGTGGCCGAACTCGTCGATGCGCGCGCCGTCGACCGCTTCGTGCTCATCGGGACGAGCCTCGGGAGCGCGATCACGATGCGCTTCGCGAACCGCTTTCCGGAGCGCCTGCGGGGGATCGTCCTGTGCAACCCGCTCGCGCGTGTGTCCTACCGCCACGTCGGCTTCAACCGCGCCGCGCTCATCCCCCTCGCCATGCTGACGACCCGATATCTTCCGACGGAACTCTCGCGCGGCCTGGCCCGAGCCTGGAGCCGTCTCGGCGTGTGGATCTTCGACGACTCACCCGGTCGGGATGCCCTGATCGAGTACGCGCTCTTCACCGGGCCGCGGACCGTCCCCCCCACGGTCTCCGATCGGCGCGTCTCAGGCCTGCGGCGGGTCGATCTGCGAGCGGATCTGGCCGACATCGCGGTGCCCGCGCTCGTGGTGAAGGGCCCACGCGACGAGTATTGTCCGGTGGACTGGGCGCGCGAAATCACCGAACTGCTCCCCGACGCCGAGTACGTCCCCATTCCCGGCACCGGACACTGCTCGCACATCTCGCGCCCCGGCGCCTTCAATGAGACGCTGGACGATTGGCTCCAGCGGCTCCGGGCGCGCGAAGAGGAAGAAGAGTCAGCCGAGAGAGGCGACGCATGA
- a CDS encoding glycine--tRNA ligase has protein sequence MVDKTNTDSAADSGHPAGLMDKLVSLAKRRGFIFQSSEIYGGVGSVYDYGPLGIELKNRIQDLWWREMVYRHPNIVGLDAGILMNPEVWVASGHVGAFTDPLVECRSCHRRFRADDLPKLEAGEPEAQQCGVCGSTGEWTDPRQFNLMFKTFMGVVEDEASTVYLRPETAQGIFVNFRNVQESVRQKVPFGIAQVGKAFRNEITPGNFIFRTREFEQMEMQFFVAPGTEDEWFEAWKERRMVWVETLGIRPERLRFHRHGPDELAHYCKDASDIQYRFPFGWQEFEGIHNRTDYDLGRHQEHSGKKLEYFDQPANRKYVPYVIETSAGLSRTLLVVLADAYDEEEVDGQKRVVLRLKPALAPFQAAVFPLVKKDGMPEISEKLADELRGPFNVLHDIAGSIGKRYRRQDEAGTPFCLTIDGQTLEDETCTVRDRDSLEQTRVPLSGVAAWLGAAIAGT, from the coding sequence ATGGTAGACAAAACGAACACGGATTCCGCCGCCGACTCGGGCCATCCGGCCGGCCTGATGGACAAGCTCGTGTCCCTCGCCAAGCGGCGCGGGTTCATTTTCCAGTCCTCCGAGATCTACGGAGGCGTCGGGTCGGTGTACGACTACGGCCCGCTCGGCATCGAACTCAAGAACCGCATCCAGGATCTGTGGTGGCGCGAGATGGTGTACCGCCACCCGAACATCGTGGGGCTCGACGCGGGGATCCTCATGAACCCCGAGGTGTGGGTCGCGAGCGGACACGTGGGCGCCTTCACGGACCCGCTCGTCGAGTGCCGGAGTTGCCACCGCCGCTTCCGCGCCGACGACCTGCCGAAGCTGGAGGCGGGCGAGCCCGAAGCCCAGCAGTGCGGGGTGTGCGGATCCACCGGCGAGTGGACGGACCCGCGCCAGTTCAACCTCATGTTCAAGACGTTCATGGGGGTGGTGGAGGACGAGGCCTCGACCGTCTACCTGCGCCCGGAGACGGCGCAGGGGATCTTCGTCAACTTCCGGAACGTGCAGGAATCCGTGCGCCAGAAGGTTCCGTTCGGGATCGCGCAGGTGGGGAAGGCGTTCCGGAACGAGATCACGCCGGGGAACTTCATCTTCCGCACGCGCGAGTTCGAGCAGATGGAGATGCAGTTCTTCGTCGCGCCGGGGACGGAGGACGAGTGGTTCGAGGCGTGGAAGGAACGGCGCATGGTGTGGGTCGAGACGCTGGGCATCCGGCCGGAGCGGCTGCGCTTCCACCGGCACGGGCCGGACGAACTCGCGCACTACTGCAAGGACGCGTCGGACATCCAGTACCGGTTCCCGTTCGGGTGGCAGGAGTTCGAGGGCATCCACAACCGGACGGACTACGACCTCGGGCGGCACCAGGAGCACTCGGGGAAGAAGCTGGAGTACTTCGACCAGCCGGCGAACCGGAAGTACGTGCCGTACGTGATCGAGACCTCCGCGGGACTCAGCCGGACGCTCCTGGTCGTGCTGGCCGATGCCTACGACGAAGAGGAAGTCGACGGCCAGAAGCGCGTCGTGCTGCGGCTCAAGCCCGCGCTTGCGCCCTTCCAGGCGGCGGTCTTCCCGCTCGTGAAGAAGGACGGGATGCCGGAGATCTCGGAGAAGTTGGCCGATGAACTGCGTGGGCCCTTCAACGTGCTGCACGACATCGCGGGATCGATCGGAAAGCGTTACCGGAGGCAGGACGAGGCGGGGACGCCGTTCTGTCTGACGATCGATGGGCAGACGCTCGAGGACGAAACGTGCACGGTGCGCGATCGGGATTCGCTCGAGCAGACGCGCGTACCGCTGTCGGGGGTCGCGGCGTGGCTCGGCGCCGCGATCGCCGGCACCTGA